A window of Neisseria canis contains these coding sequences:
- a CDS encoding DUF2185 domain-containing protein, with protein sequence MNKFANALSAALERCVASKAITEEKQPVGFAYREAPVFEHDSGWRFFSGNETDEYTDNPDNFTVCGINEITDRCPALLPILQETAGAWEADETGRFLPAADWQPQE encoded by the coding sequence ATGAACAAATTCGCCAACGCCCTTTCCGCCGCACTCGAACGCTGCGTTGCCAGCAAAGCCATCACTGAAGAAAAACAGCCGGTCGGCTTTGCCTACCGCGAAGCCCCCGTGTTTGAACACGACAGCGGCTGGCGCTTTTTCAGCGGCAACGAAACCGACGAATACACCGACAATCCCGACAACTTCACCGTATGCGGCATCAACGAAATCACCGACCGCTGCCCCGCCCTGCTGCCGATACTGCAAGAAACCGCAGGCGCATGGGAGGCCGACGAAACAGGCCGTTTCCTACCCGCCGCCGATTGGCAACCCCAAGAATAA
- a CDS encoding DMT family transporter has protein sequence MNMQKYAAPGLIVGSIVFGMGSVIVATVPVGAYAVAFWRLCIAGIIFSLLARRFGQRLPQSKKGLCCGLVAGAFFGIDLSLWHESVYAVGPGISTLLNSLQIFFLAAIGFFRFGEKQSRLQLASLFIAITGVALIGSPEFSRNHNAAWGFISGILSGAMLAASMVYVRKTHETEPTPLFALMMLVSLGGMAAALPPALIFNTDSLFPATPRDIGLVLIYGAVMQCFAWGLIAYAVPLLPLALTGLLFLSEPVAALFIDYFFLGKTINGLQWSGAALTMLAIYLGSLKPKPLKA, from the coding sequence ATGAATATGCAGAAATACGCCGCACCCGGCTTGATTGTAGGCAGCATCGTATTCGGCATGGGCAGCGTGATTGTTGCAACCGTGCCCGTGGGTGCTTACGCCGTCGCATTTTGGCGGCTCTGCATCGCCGGCATCATTTTCTCGCTGCTCGCCCGCAGATTCGGGCAACGGCTACCCCAATCGAAAAAAGGCCTGTGCTGCGGGCTGGTTGCCGGTGCGTTTTTCGGCATAGACCTCTCGCTTTGGCATGAAAGCGTTTATGCCGTCGGCCCCGGCATTTCCACCCTGCTCAACAGCCTGCAGATTTTCTTTTTGGCCGCCATCGGCTTTTTCCGGTTTGGCGAAAAACAAAGCAGACTGCAGCTGGCCAGCCTGTTTATCGCCATAACCGGCGTAGCCTTGATCGGCAGCCCCGAATTCAGCCGCAACCACAATGCCGCCTGGGGCTTTATCAGCGGCATTTTATCGGGTGCCATGCTGGCGGCATCTATGGTTTATGTGCGCAAAACCCACGAAACCGAGCCCACGCCGCTATTTGCCTTAATGATGCTGGTAAGCTTGGGCGGTATGGCGGCAGCGTTGCCGCCCGCGCTGATATTCAATACCGATTCACTCTTTCCAGCCACCCCACGGGATATCGGCTTGGTTTTGATTTACGGTGCGGTGATGCAGTGTTTCGCATGGGGGCTGATTGCCTATGCCGTGCCGCTGCTGCCGCTTGCGCTGACCGGTTTGCTGTTCTTGAGCGAACCCGTAGCCGCACTTTTCATTGATTATTTCTTTCTCGGCAAAACCATCAACGGCCTGCAATGGAGCGGCGCCGCGTTAACCATGTTGGCGATTTATCTGGGCTCGCTCAAGCCGAAACCGCTCAAAGCATGA
- a CDS encoding phosphoribosylanthranilate isomerase — translation MTIRTKICGFTRPEDARAAAELGADAVGLVFFEGSKRHVSIEQAQQIVCVLPPFVSVVALFVNETEARIRQILAEVPIDMIQFHGDEPAEFCRLFDRPYLKAVRVRNADDIAVAAAAYPDARAVLFDAHIAGEYGGTGHSFDWKMLPAGLGGHWILSGGLNPENISRALRITGARAVDVSSGVESAPGIKSREKMAAFLEAVRSEVA, via the coding sequence ATGACAATCCGTACCAAAATCTGCGGGTTTACCCGCCCGGAAGATGCACGCGCGGCAGCCGAGCTGGGCGCGGATGCGGTGGGTCTGGTGTTTTTTGAGGGCAGCAAGCGGCATGTTTCGATTGAACAGGCGCAGCAGATTGTGTGCGTGCTGCCGCCGTTTGTGAGCGTGGTGGCCTTGTTTGTGAACGAAACGGAAGCGCGCATCCGCCAAATTTTGGCTGAAGTGCCGATAGACATGATTCAGTTTCACGGCGATGAACCTGCCGAATTCTGCCGCTTGTTTGACCGCCCTTATCTGAAAGCCGTCCGCGTGCGCAATGCCGATGATATTGCGGTCGCGGCCGCAGCTTACCCCGATGCGCGCGCCGTGCTGTTTGACGCACACATCGCAGGTGAATACGGCGGCACGGGGCACAGCTTTGATTGGAAGATGCTGCCGGCCGGATTGGGCGGACATTGGATACTTTCCGGCGGCCTCAATCCTGAAAATATCAGCCGGGCGCTGCGTATCACAGGCGCTCGGGCGGTGGATGTGTCCAGCGGGGTCGAAAGCGCGCCGGGGATTAAATCGCGTGAAAAAATGGCGGCTTTCTTAGAGGCGGTGCGGTCGGAAGTTGCTTGA
- the trpB gene encoding tryptophan synthase subunit beta → MEKYQFPDNQGFFGEHGGMYVSETLLTAMKKLAQAYQEAKNDPAFWEAFRSDLKHYVGRPSPVYHAQRLSEKLGGAQIWLKREDLNHTGAHKVNNTIGQALLAKRMGKKRVIAETGAGQHGVASATVAARFGMECHVYMGADDIQRQAPNVFRMKLLGANVVSVDSGSRTLKDAMNEAMREWVARVDDTFYIIGTAAGPAPYPEMVRDFQCVIGNEAKEQMLEAIGRQPDVAVACVGGGSNAIGLFHPYIGEENVRLVGVEAGGKGVDTDEHAAPITSKAPIGVLHGFRSYLMQDEHGQVVGTHSVSAGLDYPGIGPEHSHLADIGRVEYYAANDDAALEAFDLLCRYEGIIPALESSHALAWAVAEAPKMGKDQVILVNLSGRGDKDINTVARLKGIEL, encoded by the coding sequence ATGGAAAAATACCAATTTCCAGATAATCAAGGATTTTTTGGAGAGCATGGTGGTATGTATGTTTCAGAAACTCTGCTTACTGCTATGAAAAAATTAGCTCAGGCATACCAGGAGGCCAAAAACGATCCCGCATTTTGGGAAGCGTTCCGCTCCGATTTGAAACATTATGTCGGCCGCCCCAGCCCCGTTTACCACGCACAACGCCTGTCTGAAAAGCTCGGCGGGGCGCAAATCTGGCTTAAGCGCGAAGACCTTAACCACACCGGCGCGCATAAAGTGAACAACACCATCGGTCAGGCGCTGCTGGCCAAGCGCATGGGCAAAAAACGCGTGATTGCCGAAACCGGCGCGGGGCAGCACGGCGTGGCGAGTGCCACCGTGGCTGCACGTTTCGGCATGGAATGCCATGTTTATATGGGCGCGGACGACATCCAACGCCAAGCGCCGAACGTGTTCCGCATGAAGCTGTTGGGGGCGAACGTGGTGAGTGTGGACAGCGGTTCGCGCACGTTGAAAGACGCCATGAACGAAGCCATGCGCGAGTGGGTGGCGCGGGTGGACGACACGTTCTACATCATCGGCACCGCCGCCGGCCCCGCGCCTTATCCCGAAATGGTGCGCGATTTCCAATGCGTGATCGGCAACGAAGCCAAAGAGCAGATGCTCGAAGCCATAGGCCGCCAGCCCGATGTGGCCGTGGCCTGCGTGGGCGGCGGTTCCAATGCCATCGGCTTGTTCCACCCCTATATCGGCGAAGAAAACGTGCGCCTGGTCGGCGTGGAAGCGGGCGGTAAAGGCGTGGACACAGACGAACATGCCGCGCCGATTACCAGCAAAGCCCCGATCGGCGTGCTGCACGGTTTCCGCAGCTACCTGATGCAGGACGAGCACGGCCAAGTGGTCGGCACCCATTCGGTATCCGCCGGTTTGGACTACCCGGGTATCGGCCCAGAGCACAGCCATTTGGCCGACATCGGCCGCGTTGAATACTATGCCGCCAACGACGATGCCGCACTGGAAGCCTTTGATTTGCTGTGCCGATACGAAGGCATTATCCCCGCGCTGGAAAGCAGCCACGCGCTGGCGTGGGCGGTGGCCGAAGCGCCGAAGATGGGCAAAGACCAAGTGATACTGGTGAATTTGTCCGGCCGCGGCGATAAGGATATTAATACGGTGGCAAGGCTGAAAGGAATTGAGCTTTAA
- a CDS encoding TauD/TfdA family dioxygenase, giving the protein MDSNSSLYETALRNVENMKSKCISDKEILKKQNFVVSELEIDKTLPLTPIESGFVKNSEIPITAINLLSYICALELYPVVYQGENEGQLIRHVVPRLGLEKQISSYGSSMDFFPHVDNPDLKLRNEKSSNYLKTPVPDTLSLLCLRQNKEVATSILLLDTVLAEFNVEEKKLLEEPEFTINRPASFTKGSSNNQVPLLVKDNNGLYLSRFDFHNVSTKNPVHSEILEKFKKISLNPDIWISLYLEPGQIVTFDNQRVLHTRNGFQPKFDGYDRWLLRVFGLFTKCAYETLLSPNKCLHHLRTN; this is encoded by the coding sequence ATGGATAGCAATAGTTCATTATACGAAACTGCATTAAGAAACGTTGAGAATATGAAGAGCAAGTGTATTTCGGACAAGGAAATTTTGAAGAAGCAGAACTTCGTTGTCTCGGAATTAGAGATTGATAAAACCTTGCCATTAACACCCATTGAAAGTGGATTTGTCAAAAATTCTGAAATACCAATTACAGCAATTAATCTATTAAGTTACATTTGTGCGTTAGAGCTATATCCTGTGGTGTATCAGGGTGAGAATGAAGGTCAGTTAATACGACATGTTGTACCTAGACTTGGTTTAGAAAAACAAATTAGCTCATATGGTTCTTCAATGGATTTCTTTCCACACGTTGATAATCCGGATCTGAAGCTTAGGAATGAAAAATCTAGTAACTATCTAAAAACGCCAGTGCCAGATACTCTTTCTTTATTATGTTTAAGACAGAATAAAGAAGTTGCTACTAGTATTTTATTACTGGATACTGTTTTAGCAGAGTTTAATGTAGAGGAAAAGAAACTTTTAGAAGAACCGGAGTTTACTATTAATAGACCTGCTTCCTTTACGAAAGGAAGTTCTAATAATCAAGTTCCTTTATTAGTAAAAGATAATAATGGTTTATATTTATCGCGTTTCGATTTTCATAATGTTAGTACAAAGAATCCTGTTCATTCAGAAATACTAGAAAAATTTAAAAAAATTAGTCTTAATCCTGATATTTGGATTTCTTTGTATTTAGAACCTGGACAAATAGTTACTTTTGATAATCAAAGAGTTTTACATACTAGAAATGGGTTTCAACCAAAATTTGATGGTTATGATAGATGGCTTTTAAGGGTTTTTGGTCTATTTACAAAATGCGCATATGAGACTTTATTATCTCCTAATAAATGTTTACATCATCTGCGTACAAATTAA
- a CDS encoding sulfite exporter TauE/SafE family protein, which yields MENIFVDGSILSEYFYLGIFLLILVSLIAGYVDAIAGGAGLILIPTFLMIGLPPQTALAQEKLVSTVGTLAAIKNFMRSSSIIWKIAPVGIIAALIGAFIGAKIILVLPEDIINYIILAFLPIGLLATLFKGVLLKKNNETTKIKESAIAVFFTCLIVGFYDGFFGPGTGSIFIIALFVINKLSLLQASATSKIFNFASNIGAFVAFLFAGKMAIVIGIPMIIANLIGNHFGSLHAINSDGEIIRKVLIVTVLLIICSMIYKVIFSW from the coding sequence ATGGAAAATATATTTGTGGATGGTAGTATTCTTTCTGAATATTTTTATTTAGGTATTTTTCTTTTAATACTAGTTTCTTTGATAGCTGGTTACGTTGATGCAATTGCGGGAGGTGCAGGTTTAATTTTAATTCCTACATTTTTAATGATTGGCTTACCTCCTCAGACTGCATTGGCGCAGGAAAAATTGGTTAGTACGGTAGGTACGCTTGCAGCTATTAAAAATTTTATGAGGAGTAGCTCAATTATTTGGAAAATAGCACCTGTGGGTATAATTGCAGCATTGATAGGAGCGTTTATTGGAGCAAAAATAATTCTTGTACTACCGGAAGACATTATTAATTACATTATTTTAGCTTTTTTACCTATTGGATTACTTGCTACTTTATTTAAAGGAGTATTACTAAAAAAAAATAATGAAACAACTAAAATTAAAGAATCTGCCATAGCCGTGTTTTTTACTTGTTTAATAGTAGGTTTTTATGACGGTTTTTTTGGGCCTGGGACGGGTAGCATTTTCATTATTGCGCTATTCGTTATTAATAAGTTATCACTTCTTCAAGCGTCAGCTACGTCAAAAATTTTCAATTTTGCATCTAATATAGGTGCTTTTGTAGCATTCTTATTTGCAGGCAAGATGGCAATAGTAATTGGTATACCTATGATCATAGCAAATCTAATTGGAAATCATTTTGGTAGTTTGCATGCAATCAATTCTGATGGTGAAATTATTCGAAAGGTGTTAATAGTAACAGTATTGTTAATTATTTGTTCTATGATATATAAAGTAATTTTTAGTTGGTAA
- a CDS encoding CobW family GTP-binding protein, whose protein sequence is MSTIKKAKVHLISGFLGTGKTTALKSLMAQKNPDEKWVILVNEFGEIGIDGAVLSDNGIPVAEIAGGCLCCVAGPQMGNTINRMVTGNKPDRILIEASGLAHAATVIDELKTPPFDQMLDIGAVFTVVDPRQFTDPDYARQALYKDQIGVCDVLVASKTDLCTPEQMAAFREQAAKLFPPKAKVAEVQNAQMDIAWLDIPVVEKSRYRVKALPDNTMGLQSQGFTFPADRDFDGEKLTHFFNDLPKMTEGLVRAKGVFRVLGTWVWLNWVDGQWGANQVSWRRDSRFELIAKSFDADAIEQRLNDALE, encoded by the coding sequence ATGTCAACAATAAAAAAAGCCAAAGTCCACCTGATTTCGGGCTTTCTCGGCACCGGCAAAACCACCGCCCTCAAAAGCCTGATGGCACAAAAAAATCCTGATGAAAAATGGGTGATTCTGGTTAACGAATTCGGCGAAATCGGCATCGACGGTGCCGTGTTGAGCGACAACGGCATCCCTGTGGCAGAAATTGCCGGCGGATGCCTCTGCTGTGTGGCCGGCCCGCAAATGGGCAACACCATCAACCGCATGGTTACCGGCAACAAACCCGACCGCATACTGATTGAAGCCAGCGGCCTCGCACACGCCGCCACCGTTATCGACGAACTCAAAACCCCGCCTTTCGACCAAATGCTCGACATCGGCGCCGTGTTTACCGTGGTTGACCCGCGCCAGTTTACCGACCCCGATTACGCCAGACAGGCGCTTTACAAAGACCAAATCGGCGTGTGCGACGTGCTGGTCGCCAGCAAAACCGACCTGTGCACGCCCGAACAGATGGCCGCATTCCGCGAGCAGGCGGCCAAACTGTTTCCGCCCAAAGCCAAAGTGGCTGAAGTGCAAAACGCGCAAATGGACATCGCCTGGCTCGACATCCCCGTGGTCGAAAAATCACGCTACCGCGTCAAAGCCCTGCCCGACAACACCATGGGCTTGCAATCGCAAGGCTTCACCTTCCCCGCCGACCGCGATTTCGACGGCGAAAAACTCACTCACTTTTTCAACGACCTGCCCAAAATGACCGAAGGCCTCGTGCGCGCCAAAGGCGTGTTCCGCGTGCTCGGCACTTGGGTTTGGCTCAACTGGGTTGACGGGCAATGGGGCGCCAACCAAGTTTCATGGCGTCGCGACAGCCGCTTCGAGCTGATTGCCAAATCGTTTGATGCCGATGCAATTGAACAAAGGTTAAACGACGCATTGGAATAG
- a CDS encoding Fur family transcriptional regulator: MNHKQKILDRCRETGAQVTALREQVLDLVLQQSGVIKAYTVLSLMQQQSDTPVAPPTAYRALDFWVEQGVLHKVAAVNGYVLCSHAQHECSSRCHESSADLHHSAFILVCTECGAVDEQSLSKEWTALQKAVAANGFAVKEEHVVLTGICKQCQQ, from the coding sequence ATGAACCACAAACAAAAAATCCTCGACCGCTGCCGCGAAACCGGCGCCCAAGTTACCGCGCTGCGCGAGCAGGTGCTCGACTTGGTTTTGCAGCAAAGCGGCGTGATTAAAGCCTACACCGTTTTGTCGCTGATGCAGCAGCAAAGCGACACACCCGTGGCTCCGCCCACCGCCTACCGCGCGCTCGATTTCTGGGTGGAGCAAGGCGTGCTGCACAAAGTGGCCGCCGTCAACGGCTACGTTTTATGCAGCCATGCGCAACACGAATGCAGCAGCCGTTGCCACGAAAGCTCGGCCGACCTGCACCACAGCGCATTCATTCTGGTTTGCACCGAATGCGGCGCGGTTGACGAACAATCGCTCAGCAAAGAATGGACGGCGCTGCAAAAAGCCGTGGCCGCCAACGGCTTTGCCGTAAAAGAAGAACATGTTGTACTCACAGGAATATGCAAACAATGTCAACAATAA
- a CDS encoding SDR family oxidoreductase, protein MAVLITGASAGFGKAMCETFVRAGFKVIGAARRLDKLQDLQKALGAGFHPLQMDMADNVSIDAALQSLPEDFAQIDCLINNAGLALGLDFAPEADFNDWQTMIQTNVIGLTYLTRQVLPQMVARKDGYIINIGSVAGTYPYPGGNVYGATKAFVRQFSLNLRADLQGRGVRVSNIEPGLCGGTEFSNVRFKGDDERAQKLYENVQYISPQDIADTALWLYNNPKHMNVNTIEIMPVAQAFGPLPVTRG, encoded by the coding sequence ATGGCTGTTTTAATCACCGGCGCATCGGCCGGTTTCGGCAAAGCGATGTGCGAAACCTTTGTTCGTGCGGGCTTCAAAGTCATCGGCGCGGCGCGGCGTTTGGATAAGCTGCAAGATTTGCAAAAAGCATTGGGCGCGGGTTTCCATCCGCTGCAAATGGATATGGCCGACAACGTCTCCATTGATGCCGCCCTGCAAAGCCTGCCCGAAGATTTTGCCCAAATCGACTGCCTTATCAACAATGCCGGCTTGGCGCTGGGTTTGGACTTCGCCCCCGAAGCCGATTTCAACGACTGGCAGACCATGATTCAAACCAATGTTATCGGCCTGACCTACCTTACCCGCCAAGTGCTGCCGCAAATGGTGGCGCGCAAAGACGGTTACATCATCAATATCGGCTCCGTCGCCGGCACCTACCCCTATCCCGGCGGCAATGTTTACGGCGCCACCAAAGCGTTTGTGCGCCAGTTTTCCCTCAACCTGCGCGCCGATCTGCAAGGCAGGGGCGTGCGCGTGAGCAATATCGAGCCGGGCTTGTGCGGCGGCACCGAATTTTCCAACGTCCGCTTCAAAGGCGATGACGAGCGCGCACAAAAACTCTACGAAAACGTGCAATATATCAGCCCGCAAGACATAGCCGACACCGCCCTCTGGCTCTACAACAACCCGAAGCACATGAACGTGAACACCATCGAAATCATGCCCGTGGCGCAGGCATTCGGCCCGCTGCCCGTTACCCGCGGCTAA
- a CDS encoding c-type cytochrome: MNFKLLPALAAGVFLLAGCGGSGEGVGAKGPVSESRTAAFKSMMPEYLSMGKVVKGEEEFDAAKFQANAAAFAQNARKPFEHFQNDPEGNGYTLPTVWQKPAEFKAEEEKFIAAVDELNAKAQSGDFEAIKAAYAKTGESCKSCHSVFRSN, from the coding sequence ATGAATTTCAAATTATTACCTGCATTAGCCGCCGGTGTTTTCTTGTTGGCCGGTTGCGGCGGCAGCGGGGAGGGCGTAGGCGCGAAAGGGCCGGTTTCGGAATCGCGTACCGCCGCGTTTAAAAGCATGATGCCTGAATATCTGAGCATGGGTAAAGTGGTGAAAGGCGAGGAAGAGTTTGATGCGGCAAAATTCCAGGCAAACGCTGCCGCTTTTGCGCAAAATGCGCGAAAGCCTTTCGAGCATTTCCAAAACGACCCCGAAGGCAACGGTTACACGCTGCCGACAGTGTGGCAGAAACCCGCCGAATTCAAAGCGGAAGAGGAAAAATTCATTGCTGCAGTAGATGAGCTGAACGCGAAAGCGCAAAGCGGCGATTTTGAAGCCATTAAAGCGGCCTATGCCAAAACGGGGGAAAGCTGCAAATCCTGCCACAGCGTGTTTAGAAGCAATTGA
- the prmA gene encoding 50S ribosomal protein L11 methyltransferase, with translation MAYRQITIFVHERIAETLSDALMEHGALSTAIEDAYADTEQEEAIFGEPGMPTGQIWQRSKIIALFQEQDKVSEILAAAAQDVKIEPPAYESELLPEQDWVRLTQSQFDPIKISDRLWITPSWHAAPDAGAVNLQLDPGLAFGTGSHPTTRLCLQWLDTNLQGGESVLDYGCGSGILAIAALKLGAGSATGVDIDDQAILASKENAAQNQTTAAFYLPDELPEGSFDIVIANILANPLRMLGDMLASRTKTGGRIVLSGILEEQVAEMSDIYSQWFDIAPAQTDNGWACLSGTKR, from the coding sequence ATGGCATACCGACAAATCACCATTTTCGTACACGAGCGCATAGCCGAAACCCTTTCCGACGCCCTGATGGAACACGGCGCGCTTTCCACCGCGATTGAAGACGCCTACGCAGACACCGAACAGGAAGAAGCCATTTTCGGCGAACCCGGCATGCCCACCGGCCAAATCTGGCAACGCAGCAAAATCATCGCCCTGTTTCAAGAGCAAGACAAGGTATCGGAAATACTCGCCGCCGCCGCACAAGACGTAAAAATCGAGCCGCCCGCATACGAATCCGAACTGCTGCCCGAGCAAGACTGGGTGCGCCTCACACAATCCCAGTTCGACCCTATCAAAATTTCCGACCGCCTGTGGATTACCCCCTCATGGCACGCAGCACCGGATGCCGGCGCCGTCAACCTCCAGCTCGACCCCGGTCTCGCATTCGGCACCGGCAGCCACCCCACCACCCGCCTTTGCCTGCAATGGCTGGACACCAATCTGCAAGGTGGTGAATCCGTTTTGGATTACGGCTGCGGCTCCGGCATTTTGGCCATTGCCGCCCTCAAGCTCGGCGCAGGCAGCGCAACCGGCGTGGACATTGACGACCAAGCCATCCTCGCCAGCAAAGAAAACGCCGCCCAAAACCAAACCACCGCCGCATTTTACCTGCCCGACGAGTTGCCAGAAGGCAGCTTCGATATCGTGATTGCCAACATCCTTGCCAACCCGCTGCGTATGCTCGGCGACATGCTGGCTTCGCGCACCAAAACAGGCGGACGCATCGTGTTATCCGGCATTTTGGAAGAACAAGTAGCAGAAATGAGCGACATTTACAGCCAATGGTTCGACATCGCCCCCGCACAAACCGACAACGGCTGGGCCTGCCTCAGCGGCACCAAACGCTAA
- a CDS encoding invasion associated locus B family protein, with amino-acid sequence MNRSLTLLFCTFLSLAGAAAHAQDIPAALRGQWVTNWEGKPTAKKAREYCKMPDIDTAVTLTVRKNTMTYGYWEAGEEVDRLSYTRRTPTLIKGTARYTQSGFDTDENGDLLNTERVFRRNISLELKNGKLVELFLDHTPKPTWRKRIWYRCK; translated from the coding sequence ATGAACCGCTCACTTACATTACTTTTCTGCACATTCTTATCACTGGCCGGTGCCGCCGCCCATGCCCAAGATATTCCCGCCGCACTCCGCGGCCAATGGGTGACCAACTGGGAAGGCAAACCCACCGCCAAAAAAGCCCGCGAATATTGCAAGATGCCCGACATCGACACCGCCGTTACCTTAACCGTCCGCAAAAACACCATGACATACGGCTATTGGGAAGCCGGCGAAGAAGTCGACCGCCTGAGCTACACCCGCCGCACCCCCACCCTCATCAAAGGCACGGCGCGCTACACCCAATCCGGTTTCGACACCGACGAAAACGGCGACCTGCTCAATACGGAACGCGTGTTCCGCCGCAATATCAGCTTAGAGCTGAAAAACGGCAAGCTGGTCGAACTATTTCTCGACCACACCCCCAAGCCCACTTGGAGAAAACGCATCTGGTACCGCTGCAAATAA
- the accC gene encoding acetyl-CoA carboxylase biotin carboxylase subunit, giving the protein MLKKVLIANRGEIALRVLRACRELGISTVAVHSEADKDSLHVKLADESVCIGPAPSPQSYLNIPALISAAEVTGADGIHPGYGFLAENDRFAEQVERSGFTFIGPRPETIRLMGDKVSAKHAMIEAGVPCVPGSDGALPDNDQEILKIADKVGFPVIIKASGGGGGRGMRVVEKKEDLLKSVEMTRTEAGAAFGNPMVYMERYLQKPRHVEIQVLADEHGNAIYLGERDCSMQRRHQKVIEEAPAPGITEKERKKIGEACVAACKRIGYRGAGTFEFLYEDGEFFFIEMNTRVQVEHPVTELVTGIDIVQEQLRIAAGMPLQYTQKDVQIKGHAFECRINAEDPYTFIPSPGLIESCHLPGGLGVRIDSHIYQGYRIPPNYDSLIGKVCVLGKTREQAIAKMLVALDELAITGIKTNTALHRDLFMDAGFQKGGVSIHYLEQWMAEHKGKKS; this is encoded by the coding sequence ATGCTGAAAAAAGTATTGATTGCCAACCGCGGTGAAATCGCATTGCGTGTATTGCGCGCCTGCCGCGAACTGGGCATCTCCACCGTAGCCGTGCATTCCGAAGCCGATAAAGACAGCCTGCATGTCAAACTGGCCGACGAATCCGTCTGCATCGGCCCCGCACCTTCCCCTCAAAGCTATCTGAATATCCCCGCCCTGATTTCTGCGGCCGAAGTAACCGGTGCCGACGGCATCCACCCGGGTTACGGCTTTTTGGCCGAAAACGACCGTTTCGCCGAACAAGTGGAACGCTCGGGCTTCACCTTTATCGGCCCGCGCCCCGAAACCATCCGTTTGATGGGCGACAAAGTGTCTGCCAAACACGCCATGATCGAAGCAGGCGTGCCTTGCGTGCCCGGCTCCGACGGCGCCTTGCCGGATAACGATCAGGAAATCCTGAAAATCGCCGACAAAGTGGGCTTCCCCGTTATCATCAAAGCCTCTGGCGGCGGCGGCGGGCGCGGTATGCGCGTGGTCGAGAAAAAAGAAGACCTGCTCAAATCCGTGGAAATGACCCGTACCGAAGCCGGCGCAGCATTCGGCAACCCCATGGTTTACATGGAGCGCTATCTGCAAAAACCGCGCCACGTTGAAATTCAGGTTTTGGCCGACGAACACGGCAATGCCATTTACTTGGGCGAGCGCGACTGCTCCATGCAGCGCCGCCACCAAAAAGTGATTGAAGAAGCACCTGCTCCCGGCATTACCGAAAAAGAACGCAAGAAAATCGGCGAGGCATGCGTGGCCGCATGTAAACGCATCGGCTACCGCGGCGCAGGTACGTTTGAATTCCTATATGAAGACGGCGAATTTTTCTTTATCGAAATGAATACCCGCGTGCAGGTTGAGCACCCTGTAACCGAGCTGGTAACCGGCATCGACATCGTGCAGGAGCAGCTGCGCATCGCCGCCGGCATGCCTTTGCAGTACACGCAGAAAGACGTTCAAATCAAAGGCCATGCCTTTGAATGCCGTATCAATGCGGAAGATCCGTACACATTCATCCCCAGCCCCGGCCTGATTGAAAGCTGCCACCTGCCCGGCGGTTTGGGCGTGCGCATCGACAGCCACATTTATCAGGGCTACCGCATTCCGCCCAATTATGACAGCCTGATCGGTAAAGTTTGCGTGTTGGGTAAAACCCGCGAGCAAGCCATCGCCAAAATGCTGGTTGCATTGGACGAACTGGCCATCACCGGCATCAAAACCAACACCGCCCTGCACCGAGACCTGTTTATGGACGCAGGCTTCCAAAAAGGCGGCGTCAGCATCCATTACCTCGAGCAATGGATGGCCGAACACAAAGGCAAAAAATCCTAA